A stretch of Schistocerca americana isolate TAMUIC-IGC-003095 chromosome 3, iqSchAmer2.1, whole genome shotgun sequence DNA encodes these proteins:
- the LOC124606252 gene encoding putative inhibitor of apoptosis, whose amino-acid sequence MDLLPSWISIICISAVGDVWEISLAHPKYRTYDARLPSFEGWPSVIKQRPDKLTEPAFFYAGDGDETMHFHCGRSLKYWDEMSNPWVEHAVWFSKCLFMLLAKGKVFLDNICLNIGARIVEKNAASIKPPSNLLKATSEHNVTVRASNIALVCHMWLNVSDREAIESATSSWNGETTSNSSWVKKINSASMYTEGAAVRLPWSLEKASVCRSNYKSDWEYIAAHRHLLLFEH is encoded by the exons ATGGATTTACTACCCTCCTGGATCAGCATCATTTGTATTTCAGCAGTGGGAGATGTGTGGGAGATTAGTTTAGCTCACCCTAAATATAGAACATACGATGCGAGGCTGCCATCTTTTGAAGGTTGGCCTTCAGTTATTAAGCAGCGTCCTGACAAACTAACTGAACCTGCATTCTTTTATGCCGGTGATGGAGATGAAACTATGCATTTCCATTGTGGTAGAAGTTTGAAATATTGGGATGAAATGAGCAACCCATGGGTTGAGCATGCTGTATGGTTTTCCAAGTGCTTGTTCATGCTTCTTGCAAAGGGTAAGGTTTTTTTGGATAATATCTGTCTGAATATAGGTGCAAGAATTGTGGAAAAGAATGCAGCTAGTATTAAACCTCCATCAAATCTTCTGAAAGCAACATCAGAACACAATGTGACTGTGAGAGCTTCTAACATTGCTCTCGTGTGTCATATGTGGCTAAATGTTAGCGATAGAGAA GCGATAGAGTCAGCTACAAGCAG CTGGAATGGTGAAACCACTTCAAACAGTTCGTGGGTGAAAAAAATTAACAGTGCT TCCATGTATACTGAAGGTGCAGCAGTGAGGCTTCCTTGGTCATTAGAAAAAGCTTCTGTCTGCCGTAGCAATTATAAAAGTGATTGGGAATATATAGCGGCACACAGACATTTGCTATTATTCGAACATTAA